Proteins from one bacterium genomic window:
- a CDS encoding GWxTD domain-containing protein, producing the protein MAPLRRMILTLFYPLAFILASNNGGNPLVDSLSSISPESPYYSTAMVRLSEILMTENTVLSRRAAEEAMRNAIRTSPDDPWHYVRLSKIQFERSFYRSAFAACDDAIRVNQSKPVPYHDVFSEAYYYKGLIKERQALKYKDMISPVNEDFSISLSNFGYEDMLESARYYEKALEYNGTHRDALFHLGLLYYEIRAFDKMSALFEKIIQYKPEDKDALMFLGLAYYHRGDFAQSHTYYQRAMHAMSPEEASRVNHIGHIIPRDDKESYLSRAGSPTQSSAYAAQFWRKRDPLLSSDYNERMLEHYNRMAYVNLRFGIPRQNIMGWETERGMIYIRYGKPSQWVRTQPDEKMLGGTEIWYYPRFSFRFEDHYSSGKFLLDNPSLLASESAYNEHSEDYVFPAERLFPVTARVYQFKSQSGLNKIRVYYSALIKSMDPDYETYGPTGKTQTGFFITDSERNILSKTMDTSLVEPKETRDAHVYKTTTMETFIQSKEPVQWSLELKSLGEFRYAMAGDSLTLRSFSSRTLDMSDVVLADYVDENKPYAVFANTQGVLQADKPLYFFAEVYNLTLEKDQSRFVVEAGLAPHATGGIRTFLQKIFGNTDALVYSTFEQTGTSRDDTVTFALNVSEVPPGNYDAVVRIRDLISGHTTEQKTSIRIVR; encoded by the coding sequence ATGGCACCGCTGCGTAGGATGATCCTTACGTTGTTCTATCCGCTTGCTTTTATACTGGCGAGTAATAACGGCGGGAATCCACTTGTAGATTCTCTTTCGAGCATTTCGCCCGAATCACCATACTATTCCACGGCTATGGTACGCCTGTCTGAAATTCTCATGACGGAAAACACCGTGTTATCCCGACGTGCCGCGGAGGAGGCTATGCGCAATGCTATACGCACATCGCCCGACGATCCGTGGCACTATGTACGTTTAAGCAAAATACAATTTGAACGCAGTTTTTACCGTTCTGCGTTTGCCGCCTGCGATGATGCGATCCGGGTCAATCAATCTAAACCAGTGCCTTATCATGATGTTTTTTCCGAAGCCTATTACTACAAAGGCCTGATCAAAGAACGGCAAGCGCTCAAATACAAAGATATGATCAGCCCCGTTAACGAAGATTTCAGCATTTCTTTATCCAATTTCGGTTACGAAGATATGTTGGAATCAGCGCGATACTACGAAAAAGCGCTGGAATATAATGGCACACATCGGGACGCCCTTTTTCATCTGGGGTTGTTGTATTATGAAATTCGTGCGTTTGATAAAATGTCGGCTTTGTTTGAAAAAATCATTCAGTATAAGCCGGAAGACAAAGATGCCTTGATGTTTTTGGGGCTGGCTTATTATCACCGCGGCGATTTTGCACAAAGCCACACCTACTACCAACGCGCCATGCATGCGATGTCGCCGGAAGAGGCTTCGCGTGTTAATCATATCGGACATATCATACCCCGAGACGATAAAGAAAGCTATTTGTCCCGCGCCGGAAGCCCTACGCAATCATCAGCTTATGCGGCACAGTTTTGGCGGAAGCGTGATCCCCTGTTGTCGTCGGATTACAATGAACGTATGTTGGAACATTATAATCGAATGGCGTACGTCAATCTTCGTTTTGGAATACCGCGACAGAATATCATGGGTTGGGAAACAGAACGGGGTATGATCTACATTCGGTACGGCAAACCCTCGCAATGGGTGCGCACACAACCGGACGAAAAAATGCTGGGCGGTACCGAAATATGGTATTATCCGAGGTTCTCATTTCGTTTTGAGGATCATTACAGCAGCGGAAAATTTTTGCTGGATAATCCCTCACTGCTCGCATCGGAATCGGCCTATAACGAGCATTCGGAAGATTACGTATTTCCGGCCGAACGTTTATTCCCTGTGACGGCCAGAGTGTATCAATTCAAATCCCAATCCGGTCTCAACAAAATACGCGTGTATTATTCCGCCCTGATCAAGTCCATGGACCCCGATTATGAGACCTACGGTCCGACCGGCAAAACACAAACCGGTTTTTTTATCACAGATTCCGAGCGAAACATTTTATCTAAAACCATGGATACTTCGCTCGTTGAACCGAAAGAAACCCGGGATGCGCATGTATATAAAACGACCACGATGGAGACCTTCATACAAAGTAAAGAGCCCGTGCAGTGGTCTCTCGAATTAAAATCTTTGGGTGAATTTCGTTATGCGATGGCCGGCGATTCGTTGACCCTCCGAAGTTTTTCGTCACGCACTTTGGATATGAGCGATGTTGTTTTGGCCGATTATGTTGACGAAAATAAACCTTATGCCGTTTTTGCCAATACCCAAGGTGTTTTGCAGGCAGACAAACCCCTATACTTTTTTGCCGAAGTGTACAACCTTACTTTAGAAAAAGATCAAAGCCGTTTTGTCGTGGAAGCCGGATTAGCGCCGCATGCGACGGGTGGCATACGAACCTTTTTGCAAAAAATTTTCGGAAACACCGATGCCTTGGTGTATTCGACGTTTGAACAAACCGGCACGTCCCGTGATGATACCGTTACCTTTGCGCTCAATGTCAGTGAGGTACCGCCGGGAAACTATGATGCCGTTGTACGTATAAGGGATTTGATTTCCGGGCATACCACCGAACAGAAAACATCTATCAGGATCGTACGATGA
- a CDS encoding glutaredoxin family protein, with the protein MKWLGWFHKPKSAISVEIFSKSDCHLCDEISDAFHGLQNEFPMTIKYTDITSDETLFEKYRYDIPVVFVNGRKAFKYRATTDAIRKRLRREI; encoded by the coding sequence ATGAAATGGTTAGGATGGTTTCATAAACCCAAATCAGCTATTTCCGTTGAAATTTTTAGCAAATCGGATTGTCATTTATGCGATGAGATATCCGATGCGTTTCATGGTCTGCAAAATGAATTCCCCATGACCATAAAATACACCGATATTACTTCCGATGAAACCTTGTTTGAAAAATACCGCTACGATATTCCCGTAGTATTTGTCAATGGCCGCAAAGCATTCAAGTATCGCGCAACAACCGATGCGATACGAAAACGTTTGCGCAGAGAGATATAA
- a CDS encoding Inward rectifier potassium channel Irk: MLTKLARTIKDYNDSGFSSTINNQGKRLMNADGRFNVIKRGASFADRFSYLNALLTMSWGRFFAVIFGIYTAINLVFASVYFVIGREHFSGLLSSDTASEYIEDFFFSAQTLTTVGYGRVNPTGVAANIVASAEALIGLLCFALATGLLYARFSRPDAKIVWSDKVLIAPYRDGQAVMMRLANSKDTQLMDVEVNMMFSMVLDESGAPTRKFFNLNLERSTVNFLPLNWTVVHPLNAESPLNGLTPADLMQGEAELIVSLKGTEETSMQIASARRSYLHADFEWNARFLPMFAPSPDGTATVLHLDKVGIFERLHNVKETAA; encoded by the coding sequence ATGCTCACGAAACTTGCGCGTACGATCAAAGATTACAACGATTCCGGTTTTAGCAGCACGATCAATAATCAGGGCAAACGTCTGATGAATGCCGACGGGCGATTTAATGTGATCAAACGCGGCGCATCCTTTGCGGATCGTTTTAGTTATCTCAATGCGTTACTAACTATGAGTTGGGGGCGATTTTTTGCCGTTATCTTTGGTATCTATACTGCGATTAACCTTGTGTTTGCGTCGGTATATTTTGTGATCGGCCGGGAACATTTTTCAGGCTTATTGTCCTCTGATACAGCCAGTGAATATATCGAAGATTTTTTCTTTAGCGCACAGACTCTTACGACAGTGGGTTACGGGCGCGTCAATCCCACAGGCGTTGCAGCCAATATTGTCGCTTCGGCGGAGGCATTGATCGGGCTACTCTGTTTTGCTCTTGCGACCGGGTTACTTTATGCTCGTTTTTCCAGACCGGACGCCAAAATCGTTTGGAGCGATAAAGTTTTGATCGCTCCGTATCGCGACGGACAGGCGGTCATGATGCGGCTGGCCAATTCCAAAGACACACAGCTGATGGATGTTGAAGTCAATATGATGTTTTCAATGGTATTGGATGAATCGGGAGCACCGACGCGTAAATTTTTTAATCTGAATTTGGAGCGTTCCACGGTCAACTTTCTTCCGCTCAACTGGACTGTCGTACATCCGTTGAACGCTGAAAGTCCTTTGAATGGTTTGACGCCTGCCGATTTGATGCAAGGTGAGGCCGAACTCATCGTATCGCTCAAAGGCACGGAGGAAACTTCCATGCAAATCGCGAGTGCACGGCGTTCTTATTTGCATGCCGACTTCGAATGGAATGCACGTTTTTTGCCGATGTTTGCGCCATCACCGGATGGAACGGCAACGGTGCTCCATTTGGATAAAGTGGGGATTTTTGAACGCTTGCATAACGTAAAAGAGACCGCGGCTTAG
- a CDS encoding PhoH family protein — MPNSKTKPETKLFILDTNVILYDYTCIYNFKEHDVVIPIVVLEEIDQFKKGSDLINFQAREFIREMDKLSKAQLFNKGLQLKKGHGRLFVEVGEAHSELVYNAFTTNKPDHRILALADQLRHKRTDREVIIISKDINLRMKAKSLGIPAEDYETGKIRNVDELYTGIQTHENFNTEVIRRFYEQTEAVPADDLKLPRKPVANEYYILKNHSSSVLTHYNPSAQGLERIEKKRAYGIEPRNAEQVFALDALMRPEVAVVTLTGKAGTGKTLLALAAALQQRQLYSQIYLARPVVPLSNRDIGYLPGDVHEKLDPYMQPLWDNLAVIKNKFSQESTEVTRIAEMLEREKLVIAPLAYIRGRSLDKIFFIVDEAQNLTPHEIKTIITRAGEGAKMVFVGDIYQIDSPYLDTQSNGLAYLVDRMKGQDLFAHVNLLKGERSALAELASNLL, encoded by the coding sequence ATGCCGAATTCTAAAACCAAGCCCGAAACGAAACTTTTTATCCTCGACACCAATGTGATCCTGTATGACTACACGTGCATTTATAATTTTAAAGAGCACGATGTCGTGATACCCATCGTCGTACTGGAAGAAATTGATCAATTCAAAAAAGGTAGTGATCTGATCAATTTTCAGGCGCGCGAATTTATCCGCGAGATGGATAAGTTATCCAAGGCACAATTATTCAATAAAGGCCTTCAATTAAAAAAAGGCCACGGGCGTTTATTTGTCGAAGTCGGTGAGGCGCACTCGGAGCTCGTGTATAATGCCTTTACGACCAATAAACCCGATCACCGAATTTTGGCGCTGGCGGATCAGCTACGGCATAAGCGTACGGATCGCGAAGTCATCATCATCAGCAAAGACATCAATCTCCGGATGAAAGCCAAATCGCTTGGCATTCCGGCGGAGGATTATGAGACCGGGAAAATTCGCAACGTGGACGAACTGTACACGGGCATTCAGACGCATGAAAATTTTAATACCGAGGTGATCCGCAGATTTTATGAACAGACTGAGGCCGTCCCGGCCGATGATCTCAAACTGCCGCGTAAACCGGTAGCTAATGAATACTATATTCTCAAAAATCACAGCAGCAGCGTACTCACACACTATAATCCATCGGCGCAGGGTTTGGAACGTATCGAGAAAAAACGAGCGTATGGCATCGAACCCCGCAATGCGGAGCAGGTGTTTGCATTGGATGCGCTCATGCGCCCGGAGGTTGCGGTGGTTACGCTGACGGGTAAAGCCGGTACGGGCAAAACGCTGCTGGCGCTGGCCGCCGCACTGCAGCAAAGACAGCTTTACAGTCAAATATACTTAGCACGACCGGTCGTACCGCTCAGTAATCGGGATATCGGATACCTGCCGGGCGATGTCCATGAAAAACTTGATCCGTATATGCAACCGCTGTGGGATAATCTAGCCGTGATAAAAAATAAATTTTCTCAGGAAAGCACCGAAGTGACACGCATTGCTGAAATGCTTGAGCGCGAAAAATTGGTCATTGCGCCGCTGGCTTATATCCGCGGGCGGAGCCTGGATAAAATATTTTTTATCGTAGATGAAGCGCAAAACCTGACGCCGCATGAAATAAAAACCATTATCACCCGTGCGGGCGAAGGTGCTAAAATGGTATTTGTCGGCGATATTTATCAAATTGATTCACCGTATCTTGATACACAGTCCAATGGTTTGGCGTATCTGGTGGATCGCATGAAAGGTCAGGATCTGTTTGCGCATGTCAATTTGCTCAAAGGGGAGCGCAGCGCCTTGGCAGAATTGGCCAGTAATCTATTATAA
- a CDS encoding serine hydrolase has product MDSTSVNVWNSHASAIETLYALLVVRGNGLVFEKYFQSADSATFFEQRSVTKSIVGALTGVALYDHTIHNVSDKLSRYFPKYYEDISDNRARQITLKHLLTMSAGYAWNEVADRLYGNYVSFAVHLPMDTVPGRVFNYSSAVPHIISGILSDRTDNKLISWSRNKFFSKLGIDSMHWQADPQGIPLGGTGLYLRARDMAKIGMTYLDGGCYDGQRVFSDLWPDISFTDVLDDNHAYGHLWWLDEAMDYPAAYAFGYGGQLIYVVPALDIVVIATADPHVNYTVSDQVLTSVRQIIHNDILPSVIP; this is encoded by the coding sequence ATGGATTCTACAAGCGTCAATGTGTGGAACAGCCATGCATCCGCGATCGAAACACTCTACGCTTTATTGGTCGTGCGGGGAAACGGCTTGGTGTTTGAAAAATATTTTCAGTCTGCGGATTCAGCAACATTTTTTGAACAACGTTCGGTTACCAAAAGCATCGTCGGTGCTTTGACCGGTGTTGCGCTGTATGATCATACCATCCACAATGTTTCCGATAAACTCAGCCGGTATTTCCCAAAATATTATGAAGATATCAGCGATAACCGTGCACGGCAAATCACATTGAAACATCTCCTGACGATGTCTGCGGGATATGCGTGGAATGAAGTCGCCGATCGCTTGTATGGGAATTATGTTTCATTCGCAGTACACCTCCCGATGGATACCGTGCCGGGGCGTGTTTTTAACTACAGTTCGGCCGTGCCGCATATTATCTCGGGTATATTGTCAGATCGTACCGATAATAAATTAATATCATGGTCTAGGAATAAATTTTTTTCGAAGCTTGGAATTGATTCGATGCATTGGCAGGCCGATCCGCAGGGGATTCCTTTGGGCGGTACGGGTTTATATCTGCGGGCACGGGATATGGCCAAGATCGGTATGACGTATCTGGACGGTGGTTGTTACGACGGGCAGCGTGTTTTTTCAGATTTATGGCCGGATATTTCTTTTACCGATGTTTTGGATGATAACCACGCGTATGGCCATCTGTGGTGGTTGGATGAGGCTATGGATTATCCGGCGGCTTATGCCTTCGGTTATGGCGGACAGTTGATCTACGTCGTACCGGCGCTGGATATCGTGGTGATCGCAACCGCCGACCCTCATGTCAACTATACCGTATCCGATCAAGTCCTGACATCCGTTCGCCAAATAATTCACAACGATATTCTTCCTTCCGTGATCCCTTAA
- a CDS encoding AAA family ATPase has product MNREHDDDPVTDVLSCFIFEGNTMVLNYVQIENFRSIKNLKIDLSKNCYFLVGINESGKSNVLSALSLLSKDKEPKKTDIREALPNEEPVKGDESFIRFVFEFTDDEYIQIESAFINSLFSITGEFNLLKKSKTEEIVLFKDFLRNYCEAVFRINIGKEQKFSALRSNTAGIILEKGWKKIKKGSKTPSGFEGKSFIYDTSSLQDDDWEDAKIEDILLLLRDCAISVIEENLPEVILWEYDEKNLLPSEVDLNRFATNPEICIPLKNMFKLAGVSDIDVAIATAREKSSTGLKNLLKSVAYHTTELFQNIWKEYDKVEFLLEPDGTNIRIAVSEKNSFPLAMRSDGFKRFVSFLLTVSISAKNQSLINSLLLFDEPDTGLHPSGTRYLRDELIRISKNNNYVFASTHSIFMIDNENIERHLIVKKENEVTNISIANDSNFKDEELIYRALGFSVYEVLKKKNIIFEGWKDKKLFKTALSSKSHKTQKEFFEGIGVTHAKGVSSIKMITPLMELARRECLIISDADEAAVSRQKEFQKERVYGVWKRYDELFKTVQAVTSEDFIKDEYFQKTLENLISKKGFKKKKEFSNHSKGKIFALKLWLNQNDISKDDSEEFVNEFKDTLFDELKYSDIHPDYFDFLDAIIKLLDK; this is encoded by the coding sequence ATGAATAGAGAGCACGATGATGATCCGGTAACGGATGTATTGTCGTGCTTTATTTTTGAGGGAAATACTATGGTTTTAAACTATGTGCAAATTGAGAATTTTAGGTCAATCAAAAATCTGAAAATAGACCTTTCAAAAAATTGTTATTTTTTGGTAGGGATAAATGAAAGTGGAAAATCTAATGTTCTTAGCGCGTTGTCATTACTTTCGAAAGATAAAGAGCCCAAAAAAACAGATATTCGAGAGGCTCTGCCAAATGAAGAACCGGTAAAAGGGGATGAGTCATTTATAAGATTTGTATTTGAATTCACGGATGATGAATACATTCAAATAGAATCAGCTTTTATCAACAGTTTATTCAGTATTACAGGTGAATTTAATTTACTAAAAAAAAGTAAAACTGAAGAAATAGTTTTATTTAAAGACTTTTTAAGAAACTATTGCGAAGCAGTCTTTCGTATTAATATAGGTAAAGAACAAAAATTTTCAGCTCTAAGGTCTAATACAGCAGGTATAATATTAGAAAAAGGATGGAAAAAAATAAAGAAAGGATCAAAAACACCCTCAGGATTTGAAGGCAAATCATTTATTTATGATACATCGTCACTGCAAGATGATGATTGGGAGGACGCTAAAATTGAAGATATCCTACTACTACTTAGAGACTGCGCCATAAGTGTTATAGAGGAAAATCTACCAGAAGTAATATTATGGGAGTATGATGAAAAAAATTTACTTCCATCGGAAGTTGACCTTAATAGGTTCGCAACTAATCCAGAAATATGCATTCCTCTAAAAAACATGTTTAAACTTGCAGGAGTAAGCGATATTGATGTCGCAATTGCAACTGCCAGAGAAAAATCGTCAACTGGTTTGAAGAATCTTCTTAAAAGTGTTGCTTACCATACTACGGAGTTATTCCAAAATATATGGAAGGAATATGATAAGGTTGAATTTTTATTAGAACCTGATGGGACAAATATCCGGATAGCTGTTTCGGAAAAAAATAGTTTTCCACTAGCTATGCGAAGTGATGGATTTAAAAGATTTGTTTCATTTCTTTTGACTGTTTCGATAAGCGCAAAAAATCAAAGCTTAATTAATTCATTGTTATTGTTTGATGAGCCAGATACTGGATTACACCCATCGGGAACTCGTTACTTGAGGGATGAGTTAATTAGGATTTCAAAAAATAATAATTATGTGTTTGCATCAACGCACTCCATTTTTATGATAGATAATGAAAACATTGAGAGGCATTTAATTGTAAAAAAAGAAAATGAAGTAACCAATATAAGTATTGCGAACGATTCTAACTTCAAAGACGAAGAGTTGATATATAGAGCACTCGGGTTTTCTGTGTACGAGGTTCTTAAAAAAAAGAATATTATTTTTGAAGGCTGGAAAGACAAAAAATTATTTAAAACTGCACTAAGTAGTAAATCGCACAAAACTCAAAAAGAGTTTTTTGAAGGAATTGGTGTTACTCATGCAAAAGGTGTTTCATCAATAAAAATGATCACACCATTAATGGAACTTGCAAGACGAGAGTGTCTGATTATTAGCGATGCTGATGAGGCTGCTGTTTCAAGACAAAAGGAGTTTCAAAAGGAAAGAGTCTACGGAGTTTGGAAAAGATACGATGAATTATTCAAAACGGTTCAAGCCGTTACCAGTGAGGACTTTATAAAAGATGAATACTTTCAAAAGACCTTAGAAAATTTAATTTCAAAAAAGGGTTTTAAGAAAAAAAAAGAATTTAGTAATCACTCAAAAGGTAAAATATTCGCATTGAAACTTTGGTTAAATCAAAATGATATAAGTAAAGATGATTCTGAAGAATTTGTGAATGAATTTAAAGATACCCTTTTTGATGAACTAAAGTATTCTGATATACACCCAGATTATTTTGATTTTCTTGACGCTATCATAAAATTATTAGATAAATAG
- a CDS encoding vitamin B12-dependent ribonucleotide reductase — protein MLNGVNYEGAKGLRFNRFFTKENIHPFDEIVWEKRSSVITEPDGRVVFEMRDLEIPREWSQLATDIAASKYFRKAGVPGTGREISVKQLVHRVAHTIRIEGEAMGYFDSSADAEVFELELTHLLVNQKGAFNSPVWFNCGLYHEYQIKGSGGNFYWNAQSGKIEMTEDSYSKPQCSACFIQSVSDDLMGIFELAKNEAKLFKYGSGTGSNFSSLRGKQEKLSGGGTSSGLMSFLTVLDRGAGATKSGGTTRRAAKMVCLDMDHPEIVDFINWKVKEEKKVKALIDAGYESDFNGEAYQTVSGQNSNNSVRISDKFMNAVLENGKWDTIARTTGKTVETHDARNLYEQIAYAAWACADPGVQFDDTINDWHTCPNTDKIHASNPCSEYMFLDDSACNLASINLMKFADESGKFDIEGFRQACRIFIIAQEILVDMSSYPTQQIAQNSHDYRPLGLGYANLGTLLMVNGLAYDSEEGRAMAGAITAIMHAWGFRGSAEVASIKGPFAGYKKNEKPMLRVMNKHRDAAYKINPEFSHDEALLKAAQEDWDTCVKMGEKYGYRNAQATVLAPTGTIGLLMDCDTTGVEPEFSLVKWKKLAGGGYFKIVNNSIPQALRNLGYSADDIDGIIKYILGHGTFEGAPYVNPEQLKQMGFADAEIAEAEAYVQKNKSLDEWTPHINIKSLKTKGLSGEQISRAVIYIGGAQTVEGTHLLKEEHLAVFDCANKCGIGKRFIDPMGHIKMMSAAQPFLSGAISKTVNIPNEASVKDIEKIYFEGWKLGLKAVALYRDGSKFSQPLSSKGLSTESEAGQSAEEVKAQIDAAVKAAIEHAAKELRRGQKKPMPLKRNGFTQEVELGGHKIYFRTGEYEDGQIGEVFIDMFKEGAAYRSLLNCFAVAVSMGLQYGVPLEKFVEKFTFTRFEPSGFTNHPNIKNATSIIDFIFRVLAMEYLGRMDFVHVPPQIDTATAPVAQSGTNETPTASHSHTHDTHAHDASANPMEKQLSEMMGDAPACDVCGHMTVRNGACYKCLNCGNSMGCS, from the coding sequence ATGCTCAATGGCGTTAATTATGAAGGCGCGAAGGGTCTTCGATTTAATCGCTTTTTTACCAAAGAAAACATACATCCATTTGATGAGATCGTGTGGGAAAAGCGTTCCAGCGTGATCACCGAACCCGATGGTCGCGTCGTATTTGAAATGCGTGATCTGGAGATACCCCGCGAGTGGTCTCAGTTGGCTACGGATATCGCGGCTTCCAAATATTTCCGTAAAGCTGGTGTGCCGGGAACGGGACGCGAAATCAGCGTCAAACAACTTGTTCATCGTGTGGCCCATACGATTCGCATCGAAGGCGAAGCGATGGGGTATTTTGATTCGTCGGCCGATGCGGAAGTTTTTGAATTGGAACTTACGCACCTGCTTGTGAATCAGAAAGGTGCCTTCAATTCACCGGTATGGTTTAACTGCGGTCTTTATCATGAATATCAGATTAAGGGCAGCGGTGGTAATTTTTACTGGAATGCGCAATCCGGCAAAATCGAAATGACGGAAGATTCGTATTCCAAACCCCAATGCTCGGCGTGTTTCATTCAATCCGTGTCGGACGATCTGATGGGTATTTTTGAATTAGCCAAAAACGAGGCTAAACTTTTCAAATACGGTTCCGGTACGGGTTCTAATTTTTCTTCGTTGCGCGGTAAGCAGGAAAAACTATCCGGCGGGGGTACATCGTCCGGTTTGATGTCCTTTCTGACTGTTTTGGATCGCGGTGCCGGTGCTACCAAGTCCGGCGGCACGACGCGCCGTGCGGCAAAGATGGTCTGTCTTGATATGGATCATCCTGAAATCGTAGATTTTATCAACTGGAAAGTGAAAGAAGAGAAAAAAGTCAAAGCGTTAATTGACGCCGGATACGAATCCGATTTCAACGGCGAAGCGTATCAGACGGTGTCCGGACAGAACTCCAATAATTCCGTACGTATCAGCGATAAATTTATGAATGCCGTTTTGGAAAACGGCAAATGGGATACCATCGCACGCACCACTGGTAAAACGGTGGAAACCCACGACGCGCGCAACTTGTATGAGCAAATCGCTTATGCGGCCTGGGCATGCGCCGACCCGGGCGTACAGTTTGATGATACGATCAATGATTGGCATACGTGTCCCAATACAGACAAAATCCATGCATCCAATCCCTGCTCGGAATACATGTTCCTTGATGACTCCGCCTGCAACCTCGCTTCCATCAATCTGATGAAGTTTGCCGATGAATCGGGTAAGTTTGACATCGAAGGTTTTCGTCAAGCGTGCCGCATTTTTATCATTGCGCAGGAAATCCTTGTGGATATGTCCAGTTATCCGACGCAGCAGATCGCGCAAAACAGTCATGACTACCGCCCGCTCGGTTTGGGTTATGCCAACCTTGGTACGCTCCTGATGGTCAACGGGCTTGCATACGACTCCGAAGAAGGCCGTGCGATGGCCGGTGCGATCACGGCGATCATGCACGCATGGGGATTCCGCGGTTCTGCGGAAGTGGCTTCCATCAAAGGACCTTTTGCGGGTTATAAGAAAAATGAAAAACCCATGTTGCGTGTAATGAATAAGCACCGTGACGCGGCATATAAAATCAACCCGGAATTCAGTCACGACGAAGCCTTGCTGAAGGCGGCCCAAGAAGATTGGGATACCTGCGTCAAGATGGGCGAAAAATATGGCTACCGCAACGCCCAAGCTACCGTGTTGGCTCCGACCGGTACGATCGGATTGCTGATGGACTGCGATACGACAGGTGTGGAACCCGAATTTTCGCTCGTCAAATGGAAAAAATTGGCCGGCGGCGGTTATTTCAAAATCGTCAACAATTCGATCCCCCAAGCATTGCGCAATCTCGGTTACTCCGCCGATGATATTGACGGTATCATCAAATATATTCTCGGCCATGGTACGTTCGAAGGGGCGCCGTACGTCAATCCCGAACAGCTGAAACAAATGGGTTTTGCCGATGCGGAGATCGCTGAAGCCGAAGCCTACGTACAGAAAAACAAATCGCTTGATGAGTGGACGCCGCATATCAATATCAAAAGCCTCAAAACCAAAGGCCTCAGCGGCGAACAGATCTCCCGTGCGGTGATCTATATCGGTGGCGCGCAAACGGTCGAAGGCACGCATTTACTCAAAGAGGAACATTTGGCCGTATTTGATTGTGCCAATAAATGCGGTATCGGTAAACGGTTTATTGACCCGATGGGACATATCAAGATGATGTCCGCCGCGCAACCTTTCCTGTCTGGAGCGATTTCCAAGACAGTGAATATTCCTAACGAAGCCAGCGTCAAAGATATCGAGAAAATCTACTTCGAAGGCTGGAAGCTCGGGCTGAAAGCCGTAGCGCTGTATCGCGACGGATCCAAATTTTCCCAACCGCTGAGCAGCAAAGGCCTGTCGACGGAGTCTGAGGCCGGACAAAGTGCGGAAGAAGTGAAAGCCCAAATTGATGCTGCGGTCAAAGCTGCGATCGAACATGCGGCCAAAGAATTGCGGCGGGGCCAGAAAAAACCGATGCCGCTCAAACGTAACGGGTTTACCCAAGAGGTTGAGCTTGGCGGTCACAAGATTTATTTCCGTACGGGTGAATACGAAGACGGTCAGATCGGTGAAGTATTCATCGATATGTTTAAAGAAGGAGCGGCTTATCGCAGTTTGTTAAACTGTTTTGCCGTGGCCGTCTCCATGGGTTTGCAGTACGGTGTGCCGCTTGAAAAATTTGTAGAGAAGTTTACGTTCACACGGTTTGAACCGAGCGGTTTTACAAACCATCCCAATATTAAAAATGCGACATCCATCATAGACTTCATTTTCCGCGTATTGGCGATGGAGTATCTCGGACGTATGGACTTCGTACATGTGCCGCCGCAGATTGATACGGCTACGGCACCGGTTGCCCAATCGGGGACAAACGAAACGCCGACGGCTTCACATTCCCATACGCATGATACTCATGCGCATGACGCCTCAGCCAATCCGATGGAAAAACAACTGAGCGAAATGATGGGTGATGCGCCGGCTTGCGATGTATGCGGGCATATGACGGTTCGTAACGGCGCTTGCTACAAGTGTCTGAACTGCGGTAACAGTATGGGCTGCTCGTAA